A single Clavibacter nebraskensis NCPPB 2581 DNA region contains:
- a CDS encoding methylated-DNA--[protein]-cysteine S-methyltransferase: MTDPDDTIPFLDSAALEAADPTAPALDALRLRLADRAEVEGALDAGFTTIDSPVGPLLLVATERGLIRVAYSREDHDTVLGDVARRLGPRILRAPKRLDQAARELDEYFAGRRRSFDLPLDRRLSTGFRDRVQRLLPEIPYGSTRTYREVAETVGSPAATRAVGTACSTNPLPVVIPCHRVLRSDGTLGGYIGGLAAKTTLLELEGRL, from the coding sequence GTGACCGATCCCGACGACACCATCCCGTTCCTCGACTCTGCAGCGCTCGAGGCCGCCGACCCGACCGCGCCCGCCCTCGACGCCCTCCGCCTGCGCCTCGCCGACCGGGCCGAGGTCGAGGGCGCGCTCGACGCGGGCTTCACCACGATCGACTCCCCCGTCGGCCCGCTGCTGCTCGTCGCCACCGAGCGCGGGCTGATCCGCGTCGCGTACTCCCGCGAGGACCACGACACCGTGCTCGGCGACGTCGCGCGGCGGCTCGGCCCGCGGATCCTCCGTGCCCCGAAGCGCCTCGACCAGGCGGCCCGCGAGCTCGACGAGTACTTCGCCGGCCGGCGCCGCTCCTTCGACCTGCCGCTCGACCGCCGCCTCTCCACCGGGTTCCGCGACCGGGTGCAGCGGCTGCTCCCGGAGATCCCGTACGGATCCACGCGCACCTACCGCGAGGTCGCCGAGACCGTCGGCAGCCCGGCCGCCACGCGCGCGGTCGGCACGGCGTGCTCGACGAACCCGCTGCCCGTCGTGATCCCCTGCCACCGCGTCCTCCGCTCCGACGGCACGCTGGGCGGCTACATCGGCGGGCTCGCGGCGAAGACGACGCTGCTGGAGCTGGAGGGGCGGCTCTGA
- a CDS encoding proton-conducting transporter transmembrane domain-containing protein has product MVAVSVVVAVWLLAAAVAASPGIPAGGSARVAVGLGGVGVGAAVTLVALRGAGDVDVAWAAALAAVLIAGLSTGIQRFAVAHLRADPRQRWFVVGVNLLTASSVGVVLAPSVLWFAVAWSAAGASLLMLLAMQPGSRQARQGLARAAVQLGVGDLALWSAVVALAAWAGGDVSWDRIGAVAAALPAGPAMTVAVLLVAAGASRAAQVPFHGWLPMTLAAPTTVSAIMHAGVVNAAAFLVIRFAETVTAQPVAMLLLGILGAASMLCGAAGYLVRPDLKGRLVASTTAQMGVMLVALAVGAWGAALFHLIGHGIYKARLFLRAGDQIDDMRRAQAAPAAERASSPVRAAAVAAAVIVPGAGILAATWLADVPSTSSGVLLDAYGWMTAGLLLHGALTTRAASAGLRVLLLPAAAAAAAAYAVVVHAFDALVSSDVPAAAAPDPGWVVLVPLLLVGALSLLPRMRVAGSSRLYGWVTLLAGSPVPRVRSDAAPRPRPATSAPIIQELA; this is encoded by the coding sequence ATGGTCGCAGTGTCAGTGGTCGTCGCGGTGTGGCTGCTCGCCGCCGCCGTGGCGGCGTCGCCCGGGATCCCCGCCGGCGGGTCGGCCCGCGTCGCCGTCGGCCTCGGCGGCGTCGGGGTCGGCGCGGCCGTCACGCTCGTCGCGCTGCGCGGCGCGGGCGACGTCGACGTCGCCTGGGCCGCGGCGCTCGCCGCGGTGCTCATCGCCGGTCTGAGCACCGGGATCCAGCGCTTCGCGGTCGCCCACCTCCGCGCCGATCCGCGTCAGCGCTGGTTCGTCGTCGGGGTCAACCTGCTGACGGCCTCCTCCGTCGGCGTCGTGCTCGCGCCCAGCGTCCTGTGGTTCGCGGTCGCCTGGTCCGCCGCGGGCGCCTCCCTGCTGATGCTGCTCGCCATGCAGCCCGGCTCGCGGCAGGCCCGCCAGGGCCTCGCCCGCGCCGCCGTGCAGCTCGGCGTCGGCGACCTCGCGCTCTGGTCCGCCGTCGTCGCCCTCGCCGCCTGGGCCGGCGGCGACGTGAGCTGGGACCGGATCGGCGCGGTCGCGGCGGCGCTCCCCGCGGGACCGGCGATGACGGTGGCCGTGCTCCTCGTCGCGGCGGGCGCGTCCCGGGCGGCGCAGGTGCCGTTCCACGGCTGGCTGCCGATGACGCTCGCCGCGCCCACGACGGTGTCCGCGATCATGCACGCCGGCGTCGTGAACGCCGCCGCCTTCCTCGTGATCCGGTTCGCCGAGACGGTCACGGCGCAGCCCGTCGCCATGCTGCTGCTCGGGATCCTCGGCGCCGCGAGCATGCTGTGCGGCGCCGCCGGGTACCTGGTGCGCCCCGACCTCAAGGGCCGGCTCGTGGCATCCACCACCGCGCAGATGGGCGTCATGCTGGTCGCCCTCGCGGTCGGCGCCTGGGGAGCCGCGCTGTTCCACCTGATCGGCCACGGGATCTACAAGGCGCGCCTCTTCCTGCGCGCCGGCGACCAGATCGACGACATGCGCCGCGCCCAGGCGGCGCCGGCGGCGGAGCGGGCGTCGTCGCCGGTGCGGGCGGCCGCGGTGGCCGCCGCGGTCATCGTCCCCGGTGCCGGGATCCTCGCGGCGACGTGGCTCGCGGACGTGCCGTCCACCTCGTCCGGCGTGCTGCTCGACGCCTACGGGTGGATGACCGCCGGCCTCCTCCTCCACGGCGCGCTCACCACCCGGGCCGCGTCCGCCGGGCTGCGCGTGCTCCTCCTCCCCGCGGCGGCGGCGGCCGCGGCGGCCTACGCCGTCGTCGTGCACGCGTTCGACGCGCTCGTCTCCTCCGACGTGCCCGCCGCCGCGGCGCCGGATCCCGGCTGGGTCGTGCTCGTGCCGTTGCTCCTCGTCGGCGCCCTCTCGCTGCTGCCCCGCATGCGCGTCGCCGGATCCTCCCGCCTCTACGGCTGGGTGACCCTCCTCGCCGGCTCACCCGTCCCACGCGTCCGGTCGGACGCCGCGCCCCGTCCCCGCCCTGCCACATCCGCCCCGATCATCCAGGAGCTCGCATGA
- a CDS encoding helix-turn-helix transcriptional regulator, translated as MSHWTFLTNHAHVLLCVAEDPDARVRDVADTVGVTERAAQRILSELEEAGYLSKTRDGRRNRYTVDPAARMRHPMDSSHRIGELVDLLTDRRAGSHDAGSRAD; from the coding sequence GTGTCGCACTGGACCTTCCTCACCAACCACGCGCACGTGCTCCTCTGCGTGGCGGAGGATCCGGACGCCCGCGTCCGCGACGTCGCCGACACCGTCGGGGTGACCGAGCGCGCGGCGCAGCGGATCCTGTCCGAGCTGGAGGAGGCGGGCTACCTCTCGAAGACGCGGGACGGGCGCCGCAACCGCTACACCGTCGACCCGGCCGCGCGGATGCGGCACCCCATGGACAGCTCGCACCGGATCGGCGAGCTCGTCGACCTGCTGACCGACCGGAGGGCCGGATCCCACGACGCCGGGTCGCGCGCGGACTGA
- a CDS encoding response regulator transcription factor yields the protein MATTLSSAARDDEQAAPGRVPGEVAGDAPRALRVFVVDEEAAITQLLSLALRMEGWDVRVFATGRAAIDAAVEDAPDAILLDMMLPDVSGVEVVGELRRAGVATPVLFLTGRDSLEDRLAAFCAGAEDYVTKPFGLEEVVETLRVLFRRRGLAPAMVTAGDLVLDPATGEAWLAGVPLTLDPMDLVVVQALAEEPTRRLSRRELVHRLTDAGWDLVAPRALLDLPSLTGRRAGRDQVVLLVAACDDLVLAPVV from the coding sequence ATGGCCACCACCCTGAGCTCTGCCGCCCGCGACGACGAGCAGGCGGCGCCCGGGCGCGTGCCCGGCGAGGTGGCCGGCGACGCGCCCCGCGCGCTCCGCGTCTTCGTGGTCGACGAGGAGGCGGCCATCACGCAGCTGCTGTCGCTCGCGCTGCGGATGGAGGGCTGGGACGTGCGCGTCTTCGCCACCGGCCGCGCCGCCATCGACGCCGCCGTCGAGGACGCGCCCGACGCGATCCTGCTCGACATGATGCTGCCCGACGTCTCGGGCGTGGAGGTGGTCGGCGAGCTGCGGCGCGCGGGCGTCGCGACGCCCGTGCTCTTCCTCACCGGCCGCGACTCGCTCGAGGACCGGCTCGCGGCCTTCTGCGCGGGAGCCGAGGACTACGTCACCAAGCCGTTCGGTCTCGAGGAGGTCGTCGAGACGCTGCGCGTGCTCTTCCGCCGCCGCGGCCTGGCCCCGGCCATGGTCACCGCGGGCGACCTCGTGCTCGACCCGGCCACGGGCGAGGCGTGGCTCGCGGGCGTGCCGTTGACGCTCGATCCGATGGACCTCGTCGTCGTGCAGGCGCTCGCCGAGGAGCCGACCCGGCGGCTCTCGCGCCGCGAGCTCGTGCACCGCTTGACGGACGCCGGCTGGGACCTCGTCGCGCCGCGCGCGCTCCTCGACCTGCCGTCGCTGACGGGCCGTCGCGCGGGCCGTGACCAGGTCGTCCTGCTCGTGGCGGCGTGCGACGACCTCGTGCTCGCGCCCGTCGTCTGA
- a CDS encoding SDR family NAD(P)-dependent oxidoreductase, whose protein sequence is MDDTTHLPVAAHAPEPGTTALITGANSGIGFETARQLLERGVTVWIGARDRGRGQHAVERLGTGARLVVMDVTDPASVAAAAERVGELDILVNNAGVNPGGEDISGTSLKQLRAAYETNVFGLIAVTQAFLPALGRSAHPRIVNISSGTGSLTWNSGPNPQFDWERVQGGGVAYRSSKTAVNAVTMLTAQALGGGVKVNALAPGLRRTNIVAGMSTGGDPAEAASGAVRLALLPDDGPTGALWSWDGTRAPW, encoded by the coding sequence ATGGACGACACCACCCACCTGCCCGTCGCCGCGCACGCGCCGGAGCCGGGGACCACGGCGCTGATCACGGGCGCGAACAGCGGCATCGGATTCGAGACGGCCCGCCAGCTCCTCGAGCGCGGCGTGACCGTGTGGATCGGCGCCCGCGATCGCGGACGCGGCCAGCACGCCGTCGAGCGGCTCGGCACCGGAGCGCGACTCGTCGTGATGGACGTCACCGATCCGGCGTCGGTCGCGGCAGCCGCGGAGCGGGTCGGCGAGCTGGACATCCTCGTCAACAACGCGGGCGTGAACCCGGGAGGCGAGGACATCTCGGGCACGTCGCTCAAGCAGCTCCGCGCCGCCTACGAGACCAACGTCTTCGGCCTCATCGCGGTCACGCAGGCGTTCCTGCCGGCGTTGGGCCGCTCCGCCCACCCGCGCATCGTCAACATCTCCAGCGGCACGGGATCGCTCACCTGGAACAGCGGCCCCAACCCGCAATTCGACTGGGAGCGGGTGCAGGGCGGCGGCGTGGCCTACCGGAGTTCGAAGACCGCGGTCAACGCGGTGACGATGCTGACGGCCCAGGCGCTGGGCGGCGGCGTCAAGGTGAACGCGCTCGCGCCCGGACTGCGTCGCACGAACATCGTCGCCGGCATGTCGACCGGCGGGGACCCGGCCGAGGCCGCGTCCGGCGCCGTGCGGCTCGCGCTCCTCCCCGACGACGGACCCACCGGCGCCCTCTGGTCATGGGACGGCACCCGCGCCCCGTGGTGA
- a CDS encoding TetR family transcriptional regulator has translation MAWDVEGTQRRLREAALVEFAANGFDGTTVAAIAARSGVNKERLYSYFGDKQALWDLVLTSELERLATAVELTGAGLDDVGEFAGATYDYHAAHPELGRLLQWEGLRAGPPAHFEVRTAHYREKVARFRDAQRDGLLDPGLKPAHLVFALIALAAWWQTVPQLAEMITGAGPDDARERAARRRFVVEAAKRMAAPVQR, from the coding sequence ATGGCCTGGGATGTCGAGGGGACGCAGCGCCGGCTCCGCGAGGCCGCGCTCGTCGAGTTCGCCGCGAACGGGTTCGACGGCACCACCGTCGCGGCCATCGCCGCCCGGTCCGGTGTGAACAAGGAGCGGCTCTACAGCTACTTCGGCGACAAGCAGGCGCTCTGGGACCTCGTGCTCACGTCGGAGCTGGAGCGCCTCGCGACCGCCGTCGAGCTGACGGGAGCCGGGCTGGACGACGTCGGCGAGTTCGCCGGCGCGACGTACGACTACCACGCGGCCCATCCCGAGCTCGGCCGACTGCTCCAGTGGGAGGGGCTGCGAGCCGGCCCGCCGGCGCACTTCGAGGTTCGCACGGCGCACTACCGGGAGAAGGTGGCCCGCTTCCGTGATGCGCAGCGCGACGGCCTGCTCGACCCGGGGTTGAAGCCAGCGCACCTCGTGTTCGCCCTGATCGCCCTAGCTGCGTGGTGGCAGACGGTGCCGCAGCTCGCCGAGATGATCACGGGCGCCGGACCCGATGACGCGCGCGAGCGCGCCGCCCGGCGCCGCTTCGTGGTCGAGGCGGCGAAGCGGATGGCCGCGCCGGTCCAGCGGTGA
- a CDS encoding APC family permease — protein sequence MSAPKLLREPEQRRARAGITAWLLDGLPGASGAHPGPHAETVEKTHSWWRVMCLTGVDYFSTLGYQPAIAAVAAGLLSPLATLVLILLTLLGALPVYRRVARESPRGEGSIAMLERLLPWWGGKLFVLVLLGFAATDFLITITLSAADATAHAVENPFAPDWFPGNEVLLTLVLLAALAFVFLRGFKEAISIAVVLVGAFLLLNAIVIVVSLFHVAGNLQVIDDWWLALTAQHGNPLVMVGIALIVFPKLALGLSGFETGVAVMPQVRGEDDADGVPRTRIHGTKRLLATAALIMSAFLITSSFVTTLLIPQAEFQDGGKASGRALAYLAHQFLGDGFGTLYDISTICILWFAGASAMAGLLNIVPRYLPRYGMAPHWAAAVRPLVLVFTAIAVIVTLVFQADVDQQAGAYATGVLVLITSASVAVTLSAKKAGQRKRTVGFAVIAAVFAYTTVVNVIERPDGVRIAALFILGILAVSIVSRIQRSFQLRATSLTMDEQARAFVIEDAEDYGAVSIIAHEPDEPDEALTEEERIAEYRRKASDERRDSGIPARAPVIFLEVTPGDSSEFEEDLVVRGIVRCGFRVLQVTSGNVPNTIAAVLLAVRDLTGVKPGVYFEWTEGSPIGNLLRFLVTGTGEVAPVTREVLRRAEPVRARRPDVHVS from the coding sequence GTGAGCGCGCCGAAGCTGCTGCGCGAGCCGGAGCAGCGCCGCGCTCGCGCCGGGATCACCGCCTGGCTCCTCGACGGCCTGCCCGGCGCGTCCGGCGCGCACCCCGGCCCGCACGCCGAGACCGTGGAGAAGACGCACTCGTGGTGGCGCGTCATGTGCCTCACGGGCGTCGACTACTTCTCCACGCTCGGCTACCAGCCGGCCATCGCGGCGGTCGCGGCGGGGCTGCTCTCGCCGCTCGCGACGCTCGTCCTCATCCTCCTGACGCTGCTCGGCGCCCTGCCCGTCTACCGGCGGGTGGCGCGCGAGAGCCCCCGCGGCGAGGGATCCATCGCCATGCTCGAGCGGCTCCTCCCCTGGTGGGGCGGCAAGCTGTTCGTGCTCGTGCTGCTCGGGTTCGCGGCGACCGACTTCCTCATCACCATCACGCTGTCGGCCGCGGACGCGACCGCGCACGCCGTCGAGAACCCGTTCGCGCCGGATTGGTTCCCGGGCAACGAGGTGCTGCTGACCCTCGTGCTGCTGGCCGCGCTCGCGTTCGTCTTCCTGCGCGGCTTCAAGGAGGCGATCTCCATCGCGGTCGTGCTCGTGGGCGCGTTCCTCCTGCTCAACGCGATCGTGATCGTCGTCTCCCTCTTCCACGTCGCCGGCAACCTGCAGGTCATCGACGACTGGTGGCTCGCCCTCACGGCGCAGCATGGCAACCCGCTCGTGATGGTGGGCATCGCGCTCATCGTCTTCCCGAAGCTCGCGCTCGGCCTGTCCGGCTTCGAGACGGGCGTCGCGGTGATGCCGCAGGTGCGCGGCGAGGACGACGCGGACGGGGTGCCGCGCACCCGGATCCACGGCACGAAGCGGCTGCTCGCGACGGCGGCGCTCATCATGAGCGCGTTCCTCATCACCTCGAGCTTCGTGACCACGCTGCTGATCCCGCAGGCCGAGTTCCAGGACGGCGGCAAGGCCAGCGGCCGGGCGCTCGCGTACCTCGCGCACCAGTTCCTCGGCGACGGCTTCGGCACGCTCTACGACATCAGCACGATCTGCATCCTCTGGTTCGCGGGCGCCTCCGCGATGGCCGGGCTCCTCAACATCGTGCCGCGCTACCTGCCGCGCTACGGCATGGCGCCGCACTGGGCCGCGGCCGTGCGCCCGCTCGTGCTCGTCTTCACGGCCATCGCCGTGATCGTGACCCTCGTGTTCCAGGCCGACGTCGACCAGCAGGCCGGCGCCTACGCGACCGGCGTGCTCGTGCTCATCACCTCGGCCTCGGTCGCCGTGACGCTGTCGGCGAAGAAGGCGGGACAGCGGAAGCGCACCGTCGGCTTCGCGGTCATCGCGGCGGTGTTCGCGTACACGACCGTCGTCAACGTGATCGAGCGGCCGGACGGCGTGCGCATCGCGGCGCTGTTCATCCTCGGGATCCTCGCGGTGTCGATCGTCAGCCGGATCCAGCGCTCGTTCCAGCTGCGCGCGACCTCGCTCACGATGGACGAGCAGGCGCGCGCCTTCGTCATCGAGGACGCGGAGGACTACGGCGCGGTGAGCATCATCGCCCACGAGCCGGACGAGCCCGACGAGGCGCTGACGGAGGAGGAGCGCATCGCCGAGTACCGCCGCAAGGCGAGCGACGAGCGGCGCGACAGCGGGATCCCGGCGCGCGCGCCCGTGATCTTCCTCGAGGTGACCCCGGGCGACTCGTCGGAGTTCGAGGAGGACCTCGTGGTGCGCGGCATCGTGCGCTGCGGCTTCCGCGTGCTCCAGGTGACGAGCGGCAACGTCCCCAACACGATCGCCGCGGTGCTCCTCGCCGTCCGCGACCTCACGGGCGTGAAACCCGGCGTCTACTTCGAGTGGACGGAGGGATCCCCCATCGGCAACCTCCTCCGCTTCCTCGTGACGGGCACGGGCGAGGTCGCCCCCGTCACGCGCGAGGTGCTGCGGCGGGCGGAGCCGGTGCGGGCCCGGCGGCCGGATGTGCACGTGAGCTGA
- a CDS encoding RNA polymerase sigma factor, with protein sequence MQPFDRVVTEHGAVVLRVCRAVLGGHADAEDAWSETFLSALVAYPRLGPRADVRAWLVTIAHRKALDAIRARGRRALPVDEIPERVSDLGVPDSRDPDLWRAVAALPERQRLAVAYRYLGGLPHAEVAAIVGGTPEAVRRAAADGVASLRRSMGADPPGTGRAPAPATTTGGRP encoded by the coding sequence ATGCAGCCGTTCGACAGGGTCGTGACCGAGCACGGCGCCGTGGTGCTCCGCGTGTGCCGGGCGGTGCTCGGCGGGCACGCGGACGCCGAGGACGCGTGGTCGGAGACGTTCCTGTCGGCGCTCGTCGCCTACCCGCGGCTCGGGCCGCGCGCCGACGTGCGCGCCTGGCTCGTCACCATCGCCCACCGCAAGGCCCTCGACGCGATCCGCGCCCGCGGCCGCCGCGCGCTCCCCGTCGACGAGATACCCGAGCGGGTCTCCGACCTCGGTGTGCCCGACTCCCGCGACCCCGACCTCTGGCGCGCGGTCGCCGCACTGCCCGAGCGGCAGCGCCTCGCGGTCGCGTACCGCTACCTCGGCGGCCTGCCGCACGCGGAGGTCGCGGCGATCGTCGGGGGGACGCCCGAGGCCGTGCGGCGCGCGGCGGCGGACGGGGTCGCGAGCCTCCGGCGGTCGATGGGGGCGGATCCGCCGGGCACCGGTCGCGCTCCCGCACCCGCCACCACCACAGGAGGACGACCGTGA
- a CDS encoding beta family protein gives MTYLPILKARQGELKALENWDDIIRPDLSPVIEVTPWERLEDSTAEHRDGEDIPEIDSAVRRIGRAWYQKQAIAYIDAAYAEPDLGDGRESWRTSRPVLAHLLESLAASSVSVAPAVRASADASYVSQIRRVLESTGIEQALIRVTAEDLDDSIVPLRRLVGDVADGLGLPTSQISVLLDFGAVTDDGQMKLAARLARFVLPQLDEDGWATLAVAAGAFPVNLAEVQAFSSASIPRWDYRLWENIRDFDLAVAGGLQFGDYGVTHPTLPVGAAFAAPPQLRYAQDREWIVRKGKRQERRGHKQFYDICAQVLEELGPDAASPQTSWGDHYIHDAAASASEDVLMPARVGTGNASTWRAVATSHHLAYTVDQLRAQGAL, from the coding sequence GTGACCTATTTGCCAATATTGAAAGCACGTCAGGGCGAACTCAAGGCACTCGAGAACTGGGATGACATCATTCGGCCTGATCTCTCGCCGGTGATCGAGGTCACCCCCTGGGAGCGCCTAGAGGACTCCACCGCCGAACACCGAGATGGCGAGGATATACCGGAGATCGACTCCGCTGTTCGGCGCATCGGGCGCGCTTGGTATCAGAAACAGGCTATCGCCTACATCGATGCGGCCTATGCCGAGCCGGACCTTGGCGACGGCCGGGAGAGCTGGCGTACCAGCAGGCCAGTTCTCGCTCATCTATTGGAGTCTTTGGCCGCGTCAAGCGTGTCGGTGGCTCCGGCGGTCCGCGCGTCAGCGGACGCCTCGTACGTGAGCCAGATCCGCCGCGTACTTGAATCCACCGGTATCGAGCAGGCGCTGATACGAGTGACAGCTGAAGATCTGGACGACTCGATCGTCCCCCTCCGACGACTGGTTGGTGATGTCGCGGATGGGCTGGGACTACCGACCTCTCAAATCTCGGTGCTCCTTGACTTCGGCGCCGTGACCGATGACGGCCAAATGAAGCTTGCAGCACGCCTCGCACGGTTCGTGTTACCGCAGCTTGACGAAGATGGCTGGGCGACTCTCGCGGTTGCTGCTGGCGCGTTCCCGGTAAATTTGGCGGAGGTGCAGGCCTTCTCCTCGGCCAGCATTCCTCGATGGGACTACCGGTTGTGGGAGAACATACGCGACTTCGACCTCGCCGTCGCCGGAGGTCTGCAGTTTGGTGACTACGGCGTGACCCACCCCACCCTTCCCGTAGGCGCGGCTTTTGCCGCACCTCCGCAGCTGCGCTACGCCCAGGACCGCGAGTGGATTGTGCGCAAAGGTAAGCGGCAGGAACGCCGTGGGCATAAGCAGTTTTACGACATCTGCGCACAGGTCCTTGAAGAGCTCGGGCCGGATGCGGCTTCGCCGCAGACCTCGTGGGGTGATCACTACATACATGACGCCGCCGCTAGCGCAAGCGAGGACGTTCTGATGCCGGCACGCGTGGGTACAGGTAACGCCTCTACGTGGCGCGCTGTGGCAACGTCGCACCATCTTGCTTATACGGTCGATCAGCTTCGCGCGCAGGGCGCGCTTTGA
- a CDS encoding DUF3892 domain-containing protein, whose protein sequence is MALQVTKSKKDLDGDITGLCGYGWNHSKSEVIGNIRTGLHSYFVSVNGRTVYVRIGTRRGRPYLTTAPDGYTSNNLDNLENC, encoded by the coding sequence ATGGCACTGCAAGTCACCAAGAGCAAGAAGGACTTAGACGGAGACATCACCGGTCTCTGCGGATACGGCTGGAACCATAGCAAGTCCGAGGTGATTGGCAATATCCGTACCGGTCTGCACTCATATTTCGTCTCGGTCAATGGCCGGACCGTGTACGTCCGAATCGGCACACGAAGGGGTCGACCTTACCTCACAACTGCGCCAGACGGCTACACGTCGAACAACCTAGACAACCTCGAGAACTGCTGA
- a CDS encoding sce7726 family protein yields the protein MRDVDIRAALIAGIRREHPDSTENRVWSELAVVLGASRVDVCLVNDTLTGWEIKSPRDNFDRLDAQIRHYDQVLDFAHIVVTSKDIQRARARVPARWGIVEAIEQDGVVSLRRRRQARRNRRVDPLSLAQLLWRNEAMDELGTRGVRGSWSKATRWDLWDALVAALTVEELRAAVRGRLKARPAREADRPYKQDGATLPQRAT from the coding sequence GTGAGAGATGTCGACATCAGAGCGGCGCTGATCGCTGGGATCCGGCGGGAACACCCCGACTCTACTGAGAACCGCGTGTGGTCTGAGCTGGCTGTCGTCCTCGGGGCATCTCGAGTAGACGTGTGCCTTGTGAACGACACGCTGACCGGCTGGGAGATCAAGTCCCCGCGCGACAACTTCGATCGGCTCGACGCGCAGATCCGTCACTACGACCAAGTGCTTGACTTTGCGCATATTGTGGTCACCTCCAAGGATATACAGCGTGCCCGCGCGCGAGTTCCGGCACGGTGGGGCATAGTTGAAGCGATCGAACAGGACGGCGTCGTCTCACTGCGAAGGCGTCGACAGGCGAGACGGAATCGTCGTGTTGACCCGCTGAGTCTCGCGCAGCTGTTGTGGCGCAACGAGGCCATGGACGAGTTAGGAACGCGTGGGGTGCGCGGGTCCTGGAGTAAGGCGACTCGCTGGGATCTTTGGGACGCCCTTGTAGCAGCGCTCACGGTCGAGGAGCTCCGGGCGGCGGTTCGCGGCCGCCTCAAAGCGCGCCCTGCGCGCGAAGCTGATCGACCGTATAAGCAAGATGGTGCGACGTTGCCACAGCGCGCCACGTAG
- a CDS encoding oxidoreductase, translating to MTTWLITGCSTGLGRAFAEEALARGNDVVVTARDAGNVQDLADRYPEHALALDLDVTDQAQVSLAVDEATARFGGVDVLVNNAGYGYRAAVEEGDDADVARLFDTHFHGSVRMIKAVLPGMRERRRGTIVNLSSIGAARTGAGSGYYGAVKAAIEQMTMALRTELEPLGIVATVVAPGSFRTDFSGRSLTQSSTVIDDYAETAGKRRKENDTIDGTQPGDPARGAQLLVDAVEQAAPYYLLLGADAVEIVTGALDDLRADVDAWADRSRSTVFDAS from the coding sequence ATGACGACCTGGCTGATCACGGGATGCTCCACGGGGCTCGGGCGCGCGTTCGCGGAGGAGGCGCTGGCGCGCGGGAACGACGTCGTCGTCACGGCGCGCGACGCCGGGAACGTGCAGGACCTCGCCGACCGCTACCCCGAGCACGCCCTCGCGCTCGACCTCGACGTGACCGACCAGGCGCAGGTGTCGCTCGCCGTCGATGAGGCGACCGCCCGCTTCGGCGGCGTCGACGTGCTCGTCAACAACGCGGGCTACGGCTACCGCGCGGCCGTCGAGGAGGGCGACGACGCGGACGTCGCGCGCCTGTTCGACACCCACTTCCACGGCAGCGTCCGCATGATCAAGGCGGTGCTGCCCGGCATGCGCGAGCGCCGCAGGGGCACGATCGTGAACCTCTCGTCCATCGGCGCCGCGCGCACGGGCGCGGGGTCCGGCTACTACGGCGCCGTCAAGGCCGCGATCGAGCAGATGACCATGGCGCTGCGCACCGAGCTCGAGCCGCTCGGGATCGTCGCGACGGTGGTGGCGCCCGGATCCTTCCGCACCGACTTCTCCGGCCGCTCGCTCACGCAGTCGTCCACCGTCATCGACGACTACGCGGAGACGGCCGGCAAGCGCCGCAAGGAGAACGACACCATCGACGGCACGCAGCCGGGCGACCCGGCGCGTGGCGCGCAGCTGCTCGTGGACGCGGTCGAGCAGGCCGCCCCCTACTACCTGCTGCTCGGCGCGGACGCGGTCGAGATCGTCACGGGCGCGCTCGACGACCTGCGCGCCGACGTCGACGCGTGGGCCGACCGGAGCCGGTCGACGGTCTTCGACGCGAGCTGA
- a CDS encoding VOC family protein, with amino-acid sequence MATSPDHPRLLQTVLDTPDPRRLAFQLAPDMPAPRWPEGSPPQMLHLDLTVGSVADLERQRSRAVALGAEVLLDRTADEDEPLYVLRDPAGHPFCVFVAPEPSDAEPA; translated from the coding sequence ATGGCAACCTCGCCCGACCACCCGCGACTCCTGCAGACCGTGCTCGACACCCCGGACCCGCGCCGCCTCGCCTTCCAGCTCGCGCCGGACATGCCCGCGCCCCGCTGGCCCGAGGGATCGCCGCCGCAGATGCTGCACCTGGACCTCACCGTCGGATCTGTCGCGGACCTCGAGCGCCAGCGCTCGCGGGCCGTCGCGCTCGGCGCCGAGGTGCTGCTCGACCGGACGGCGGACGAGGACGAGCCCCTCTACGTGCTGCGGGATCCCGCCGGCCACCCGTTCTGCGTCTTCGTCGCGCCGGAGCCCTCGGACGCGGAGCCGGCCTGA